The window GCCGCCCAGTCGGTCTGGATATAGGCCATGAGTTCCCTGGCCTTGTCCGAAAGCAGCCGGGGCAGGGAAAAATCCGGGGCAACGGCCAGCTTTTGCAGCATCAAGACATCCGTCCCGGTCCACATCGGCAGCACTCCGCCGTAAAAGTAGCCGTGTTTTCTGGCTGTTTCCACGGCGGCCGGTGTTCCGGCGTGGGCCAGGGGCAGGTGCAGGTGATAGGCATGGCGACCGGGATGCCCCGCCTCGAAGGCTTCGATGGCCTCGGCCAGGTCCGCGCCCGGCGCGGCGACAAGGAGTTTGACCAGGGCTGCGGTGTCCATGCGTTGGACCTCGCTTTGGGTCGCTCCCTCCGGGGGTTTGCCGTCATGAAATTCCCGCGCGAGTCCCCACTGCGCATAGGCCGCGCCCATGAACTCCGCGTGACACGCGGGAAGATGCACCGCGTGCGGGGCGTCGCGGTAGATGCGCAGTTCGTTCAACAGGGAAATCCGCCCGCCGACGCCGTCGATGCTGCCCTCGGGCCGTGGCGGCATGGCTTCGAGTTCCAGGGCGAATTGATGGTAGCCGAAACGCCGGGCCAACTTCTGGGTCATGAGATGGTCGCACACGCTTTGGGCGAATACCGCGGCAAGGTTCTGTTTCTCTGGCACGATGTCCAGGGTGATCTTGGACAGGTTCATGACCAAAAATCCGCCCCGATATTCCGGCAGGATCATCAGCCCGCCGCTCTCCATGATTTTGGGATTGGGCGCGATCCGGAACAGAGCCGAAACCCCGACCACCTCGCCGCGCGGCGTACGGCCCACGAAGTGATACAGGTCCGGCCCGGCATTGGCGGCCGCGATCTGTTCGGGATCATAGACATAATCCATGGGGAAATTGTCGCCGTAGATGGCGAAATAAAGTCGGGCCACGCCTTCTGCGTCCTCGGGCCGAAACAGGCCGATTTCGACATTTTGTCCGGATTCGATGTCCTTGGGGTTGGCGCGGAGCCAGTCCAGGCATTCCTGTCGTGTGCGGGGCATGGGGATTTCCTGTGGGTTATGGGTGTTCGAGGCTGGTGCATGCGATCAGGCCGCAGGCTCCCAGGCTCATGACGGCGGCCAGGCCGAACAGGGCGGCGTGAGACAGACCGGCGGCCAGAATCATTCCGCCCGCCCAGGGTCCAAGGACGTAGCCCACGTCCATGGTCGAGAGCATGAGATTGGCGGTCAGGCCGCGTCTGGATGGATCGGCCGTGAGAAACAGCAGGGACTGGACCAGGGGCAGGGCCACGCCCATGCAGCCCCCGAACACGGCGGCCACGGCCAGGAAGGCGAACGGGGTGCGCACCAGGCCGAAAGCGGCTTGGCATGTCGCCAGAAGCAGCAGGGCCGTGCCGAGGGTCCGGCGTTTGTTCAGGCGGTCGAACAGGGCGCTGCCTCCGGCCCGGACAAGAATGGTCGCGCCCGTGGACACGGTGAAAAAAAGGCCGGCGTTGGTCAGACCCAGCCGCGTGCCCACATCCTTCATAAAGAAAAAGAGCAGGGTGGAGCCCAGAAACACGAGCAGGCTGGCCCCGAGCATCCGGGACACGCCGTCCCGGTTCAGGGCCTGACCGATGTCCGCCGGCCCCGGGCGGGCGTTGTCCCGGGCGTGGGCGGCAAGTCCCCGCGCCACGGGGCCAAGCGGGATCAGAAGCCCCAGGGCGGGCAGGATCATGAGCGCCATCCAGGCATAGGCCTGGGCCGCGTTTGCAACATGGCCCA of the Deltaproteobacteria bacterium genome contains:
- a CDS encoding GNAT family N-acetyltransferase, which translates into the protein MPRTRQECLDWLRANPKDIESGQNVEIGLFRPEDAEGVARLYFAIYGDNFPMDYVYDPEQIAAANAGPDLYHFVGRTPRGEVVGVSALFRIAPNPKIMESGGLMILPEYRGGFLVMNLSKITLDIVPEKQNLAAVFAQSVCDHLMTQKLARRFGYHQFALELEAMPPRPEGSIDGVGGRISLLNELRIYRDAPHAVHLPACHAEFMGAAYAQWGLAREFHDGKPPEGATQSEVQRMDTAALVKLLVAAPGADLAEAIEAFEAGHPGRHAYHLHLPLAHAGTPAAVETARKHGYFYGGVLPMWTGTDVLMLQKLAVAPDFSLPRLLSDKARELMAYIQTDWAAVGR
- a CDS encoding MFS transporter produces the protein MPEPDHKLCSYPFVSLCLVALFGFGNIAVFYGFHPYLLSIGIAPFWAGWLLALEPLAALVLRPVISPWLGAGNALPVMRASLVLIGLSLLAYPLAQTTPLLAALRVVHGAAFVALVSATTALLVHFVPPRKSGQAFGLFSLTTQLPFALMPPLTEFLLGHVANAAQAYAWMALMILPALGLLIPLGPVARGLAAHARDNARPGPADIGQALNRDGVSRMLGASLLVFLGSTLLFFFMKDVGTRLGLTNAGLFFTVSTGATILVRAGGSALFDRLNKRRTLGTALLLLATCQAAFGLVRTPFAFLAVAAVFGGCMGVALPLVQSLLFLTADPSRRGLTANLMLSTMDVGYVLGPWAGGMILAAGLSHAALFGLAAVMSLGACGLIACTSLEHP